One genomic segment of Streptomyces sp. TLI_146 includes these proteins:
- a CDS encoding AzlD domain-containing protein encodes MNVWIAIAATAVGCYLVKLLGLLVPAGALERPLVRRLAALLPVALLAALTAQQTFSSGQHLVLDARGAGLAAAAVALMLRAPFLVIVAAAVLVTAGVRAMGG; translated from the coding sequence TTGAACGTCTGGATCGCCATCGCCGCCACCGCCGTCGGCTGCTACCTGGTCAAGCTCCTCGGCCTCCTGGTCCCCGCCGGGGCCCTGGAGCGGCCCCTGGTGCGACGGCTCGCCGCGCTGCTGCCGGTCGCACTGCTGGCCGCCCTCACCGCCCAGCAGACCTTCAGCAGCGGCCAGCACCTGGTGCTGGACGCCCGAGGCGCAGGCCTCGCGGCGGCAGCCGTCGCCCTGATGCTGCGCGCCCCCTTCCTGGTGATCGTCGCCGCCGCCGTACTGGTGACGGCGGGAGTACGGGCCATGGGCGGCTGA
- a CDS encoding DUF3046 domain-containing protein — MRLTIFWERMADHFGAGYADSFARDHVMAELGGRTVHEALDAGWEAKDVWRAVCTAMDVPAHRR; from the coding sequence ATGCGGTTGACGATTTTCTGGGAGCGGATGGCCGACCACTTCGGCGCCGGGTACGCGGACTCCTTCGCGCGCGACCATGTGATGGCCGAGCTGGGCGGTCGTACCGTGCACGAGGCGCTCGACGCGGGCTGGGAGGCCAAGGACGTCTGGCGGGCCGTGTGCACCGCCATGGACGTGCCCGCCCACAGGCGGTGA
- a CDS encoding AI-2E family transporter gives MPRWLPRAMVLALALYACFQLGSWAFHQLIGLLINILISFFLALAVEPAVSRMSARGMRRGLATFIVFFAVIIASAGFIVLLGSMLAGQIVDMVEHFPKYLDSVISWINQSFHTDLSRVEVQDSLLHSDWLQKYVQNSASGVLDVSATVLGGLFRVLTIFLFSFYFAADGPRLRRTVCSMLPPARQAEVLRAWEIAVDKTGGYLYSRGLMALISGVAHYILLQILGVPYAPVLAVWVGLVSQFIPTIGTYLAGALPMLIAFTVDPWYAVWVLGFVVIYQQFENYMLQPKLTAKTVDIHPAVAFGSVIAGTALMGAVGALIAIPAVATLQAFLGAYVKRYDVTDDPRVHGRRERTGDSALVRVRRALSRGRTAEPVAPTGGDGA, from the coding sequence ATGCCCCGGTGGCTGCCGCGCGCCATGGTGCTCGCCCTCGCCCTCTACGCCTGCTTCCAGCTCGGCAGCTGGGCCTTCCACCAGCTCATCGGGCTGCTGATCAACATCCTGATCTCGTTCTTCCTCGCCCTCGCGGTGGAGCCCGCCGTCAGCCGGATGTCCGCGCGCGGCATGCGCCGGGGCCTGGCCACCTTCATCGTCTTCTTCGCGGTGATCATCGCCTCGGCCGGGTTCATCGTGCTGCTCGGCTCGATGCTGGCGGGCCAGATCGTCGACATGGTCGAGCACTTCCCCAAGTACCTCGACTCGGTGATCAGCTGGATCAACCAGTCGTTCCACACCGACCTCTCCCGCGTCGAGGTCCAGGACAGCCTGCTCCACTCGGACTGGCTCCAGAAGTACGTGCAGAACAGCGCGAGCGGTGTCCTCGACGTCTCCGCCACCGTCCTGGGCGGCCTCTTCCGCGTACTGACGATCTTCCTCTTCTCGTTCTACTTCGCGGCCGACGGGCCCCGGCTGCGGCGCACGGTCTGCTCCATGCTGCCGCCCGCCCGCCAGGCAGAGGTGCTGCGCGCCTGGGAGATCGCGGTCGACAAGACCGGCGGCTACCTCTACTCGCGCGGCCTGATGGCGCTCATCTCCGGCGTCGCGCACTACATCCTGCTGCAGATCCTGGGCGTGCCCTACGCCCCGGTGCTCGCCGTCTGGGTGGGCCTGGTCTCCCAGTTCATCCCCACCATCGGCACGTATCTGGCGGGCGCGCTGCCGATGCTGATCGCCTTCACCGTCGATCCCTGGTACGCGGTGTGGGTCCTCGGGTTCGTCGTGATCTACCAGCAGTTCGAGAACTACATGCTCCAGCCCAAGCTCACCGCCAAGACGGTCGACATCCACCCGGCGGTCGCCTTCGGCTCGGTCATCGCGGGCACCGCGCTGATGGGCGCGGTCGGCGCGCTGATCGCGATCCCCGCCGTGGCGACGCTCCAGGCGTTCCTGGGCGCCTACGTGAAGCGCTACGACGTGACGGACGACCCGCGCGTGCACGGCAGGCGCGAGCGGACCGGAGACTCCGCCCTGGTGCGCGTACGGCGTGCGCTGAGCCGGGGCCGGACGGCGGAACCGGTCGCTCCGACGGGCGGCGACGGCGCCTGA